In Paraburkholderia caribensis, a single window of DNA contains:
- a CDS encoding helix-turn-helix transcriptional regulator: MTTPSPADSTPPLDASPARALGEFIRAHRERLSPQAVGLPPGPRRRTPGLRREEVAQLCGVSPTWYTWIEQGRPVSASADALARIAVALQLSRAERAYLFELAAQRDPAEPDPAAADTPAMLLKTVQLVSAPAYVLDRQFTALAWNEPAADLFVGWLDGEHDRNLLRYTFLSPDARSLIVDWEIRARRLAAEYRADSIRHQNDAPTRSLIDELSASSDAFARFWASQDVNEREGGQRRFDHPRDGHVVYNQITFKPAHREDLKLVVLMRE; encoded by the coding sequence ATGACCACGCCGTCCCCCGCCGATTCCACCCCGCCGCTCGATGCATCGCCCGCCCGCGCGCTCGGCGAGTTCATCCGCGCGCATCGCGAGCGCCTGTCGCCGCAAGCCGTCGGCCTGCCGCCCGGCCCGCGTCGCCGCACACCCGGCCTGCGGCGCGAGGAAGTCGCGCAGCTGTGCGGCGTCAGCCCGACCTGGTACACCTGGATCGAACAGGGACGGCCCGTGTCCGCGTCCGCCGACGCGCTCGCGCGTATCGCCGTCGCGCTGCAGCTCTCGCGCGCCGAACGCGCGTATCTGTTCGAACTGGCCGCCCAGCGCGACCCGGCCGAGCCGGACCCCGCCGCCGCCGATACCCCCGCCATGCTGCTCAAGACCGTGCAGCTCGTCAGCGCGCCCGCTTACGTGCTCGACCGCCAGTTCACCGCGCTCGCCTGGAACGAGCCAGCGGCAGACCTGTTCGTCGGCTGGCTCGACGGCGAGCACGACCGCAACCTGCTGCGCTACACATTCCTGTCGCCGGATGCGCGCAGCCTGATCGTCGACTGGGAAATCCGCGCGCGGCGTCTCGCCGCCGAATATCGCGCCGATTCGATCCGCCATCAGAACGACGCGCCCACGCGCTCGCTGATCGACGAACTGTCCGCATCGAGCGATGCGTTCGCGCGCTTCTGGGCGTCGCAAGACGTCAACGAGCGCGAAGGCGGCCAGCGCCGCTTCGATCATCCGCGCGACGGCCACGTCGTCTACAACCAGATCACCTTCAAGCCCGCGCACCGCGAAGACCTGAAGCTCGTCGTGCTGATGCGCGAATGA
- the argH gene encoding argininosuccinate lyase, whose product MTSQLHKKGEAWSARFSEPMSELVKRYTSSVFFDKRLALVDIEGSLAHASMLAAQKIISADDLAAIQRGMAQIKGEIERGEFEWQLDLEDVHLNIEARLTALIGDAGKRLHTGRSRNDQVATDIRLWLRGEIDRIGGLLKDLRLALLELAETNAGTIMPGFTHLQVAQPVTFGHHLLAYVEMFSRDAERMVDCRKRVNRLPLGAAALAGTSYPIDRHAVAKTLGFDGICANSLDAVSDRDFAIEFTAASALIMTHVSRFSEELVLWMSPRVGFIDIADRFCTGSSIMPQKKNPDVPELARGKTGRVNGHLMALLTLMKGQPLAYNKDNQEDKEPLFDTVDTVADTLRIFAEMVAGITVKADNMRAAALQGFSTATDLADYLVKRGLPFRDAHEAVAHAVRFCEQRGCDLADLTLDEMKAELPNVASLLGDDVFGYLTLEGSVASRNHPGGTAPDQVRAAVAAARAALG is encoded by the coding sequence ATGACGTCCCAACTGCATAAAAAAGGCGAAGCCTGGTCGGCTCGCTTCTCCGAGCCGATGTCGGAACTCGTCAAGCGCTACACGTCGTCGGTCTTCTTCGACAAGCGTCTGGCGCTCGTCGATATCGAAGGCTCGCTTGCGCACGCGTCGATGCTGGCCGCGCAAAAGATCATCAGCGCCGACGACCTCGCGGCAATCCAGCGCGGCATGGCGCAGATCAAGGGTGAAATCGAGCGCGGCGAGTTCGAATGGCAACTCGACCTCGAAGACGTGCACCTGAACATCGAAGCGCGCCTCACCGCCCTGATCGGCGATGCCGGCAAGCGCCTGCACACGGGCCGCTCGCGCAACGACCAGGTCGCGACCGACATCCGCCTGTGGCTGCGCGGCGAAATCGACCGTATCGGCGGTCTGCTGAAGGATCTGCGTCTCGCGCTCCTCGAACTCGCCGAAACCAACGCCGGCACGATCATGCCGGGCTTCACGCATTTGCAGGTCGCGCAGCCCGTGACGTTCGGCCATCACCTGCTCGCCTACGTCGAGATGTTCTCGCGCGACGCCGAGCGCATGGTGGATTGCCGCAAGCGCGTGAACCGCCTGCCGCTCGGCGCGGCGGCGCTCGCCGGCACGAGCTATCCGATCGACCGTCACGCCGTCGCGAAGACGCTCGGCTTCGACGGCATCTGCGCGAACTCGCTCGACGCCGTGTCCGACCGCGACTTCGCCATCGAATTCACGGCGGCGTCGGCGCTGATCATGACGCACGTGTCGCGCTTCTCCGAAGAACTCGTGCTGTGGATGAGCCCGCGCGTCGGCTTCATCGACATCGCCGACCGCTTCTGCACCGGCTCGTCGATCATGCCGCAGAAGAAGAACCCGGACGTGCCCGAACTGGCGCGCGGCAAGACGGGCCGCGTGAACGGCCATCTGATGGCGCTGCTCACGCTGATGAAAGGCCAGCCGCTCGCGTACAACAAGGACAATCAGGAAGACAAGGAGCCGCTGTTCGATACCGTCGACACCGTCGCCGATACGCTACGTATCTTCGCCGAGATGGTCGCGGGCATCACGGTGAAGGCGGACAACATGCGTGCGGCTGCACTGCAAGGCTTCTCGACGGCAACCGATCTCGCCGACTACCTCGTCAAGCGCGGCTTGCCGTTCCGCGACGCGCACGAAGCCGTCGCGCACGCGGTTCGTTTCTGCGAACAGCGCGGCTGCGATCTGGCCGATCTCACGCTCGACGAGATGAAGGCTGAACTGCCGAACGTCGCTTCGTTGCTGGGCGACGATGTGTTCGGCTATCTGACGCTCGAAGGCTCGGTGGCGAGCCGCAATCATCCGGGTGGCACCGCGCCGGATCAGGTGCGCGCCGCTGTTGCCGCTGCGCGGGCTGCGCTCGGCTAG